One window from the genome of Oceanisphaera sp. IT1-181 encodes:
- a CDS encoding uracil-DNA glycosylase family protein → MNSEFEQLLMQARACRICEANLPLGPRPVLQMAPEARILIIGQAPGLKVHQTGIPWNDPSGDTLRRWLELSREQFYDPQLVAIMPMGFCYPGKGKSGDLPPRPECAPAWHQQLLNVLPNIELTLLIGQYAQRYYLGKRYKTLTETVRNWQEFAPSQLPLPHPSPRNRYWLTKNPWFEAEELPALRERVHQVLATPSAQHQAPS, encoded by the coding sequence ATGAATAGTGAGTTTGAGCAGTTACTGATGCAGGCCAGAGCCTGCCGTATTTGCGAAGCGAATCTACCACTGGGACCACGGCCGGTGTTACAAATGGCGCCTGAGGCGCGTATTTTGATCATCGGCCAAGCGCCGGGCTTAAAAGTACATCAAACCGGTATTCCCTGGAACGACCCCAGCGGCGATACGTTGCGCCGTTGGCTAGAGCTCAGCCGTGAGCAATTTTACGATCCACAGTTAGTGGCCATTATGCCGATGGGCTTTTGTTATCCGGGAAAAGGCAAAAGCGGTGATTTGCCGCCGCGCCCCGAATGCGCGCCCGCTTGGCATCAACAGCTACTTAATGTGCTGCCCAATATTGAGCTCACGCTCTTGATTGGCCAATATGCCCAGCGTTATTACCTTGGTAAGCGTTACAAAACCCTCACCGAAACTGTGCGTAATTGGCAAGAGTTTGCGCCCAGCCAATTACCCCTGCCCCACCCTTCTCCCCGTAACCGTTATTGGCTCACTAAAAACCCCTGGTTTGAAGCAGAAGAACTTCCCGCTCTGCGCGAACGAGTACATCAGGTGTTGGCAACGCCAAGCGCCCAGCACCAAGCGCCGAGCTAA
- the znuB gene encoding zinc ABC transporter permease subunit ZnuB, protein MWDSFLLYALLAGLGIAILAGPLGSFVVWRRMAYFGDTLAHSSLLGVAFGLLLQIDLTLAVLVACLCLGIVLAALQRASWLATDTLLGILAHTSLSLGLVALAFMDNVRVDLMAYLFGDLLAIQLVDLYWIFGGGLVLLVVLRHYWSQLLSITVSEELARVEGIKVERLKLLLLLMISVLIAVAMKFVGALIITSLLIIPAATARRFSRSPEQMAFYAMGLGMVAVVGGLQLSVSYDTPAGPSVVVIAAALFLLSHLVPKKG, encoded by the coding sequence ATGTGGGATAGTTTTTTATTGTATGCGTTGTTAGCCGGCTTAGGCATTGCCATTTTAGCGGGCCCTTTGGGCAGCTTTGTGGTGTGGCGGCGCATGGCCTATTTTGGCGACACCTTGGCCCATTCTTCCTTGCTGGGGGTGGCCTTTGGTTTACTGCTACAAATTGATTTAACGCTGGCCGTTTTAGTGGCCTGTTTATGTTTAGGCATAGTACTGGCGGCCCTGCAGCGTGCGAGTTGGCTGGCCACGGATACGCTACTGGGTATTTTAGCGCACACCTCTTTATCGTTAGGTCTAGTGGCACTGGCCTTTATGGATAACGTGCGCGTGGATTTAATGGCGTATTTATTTGGCGATCTGTTGGCGATCCAATTGGTAGATTTGTATTGGATTTTCGGTGGCGGTTTGGTGTTGTTAGTGGTGTTGCGCCATTACTGGAGTCAATTGTTGTCGATCACCGTCAGTGAAGAATTAGCCCGGGTTGAGGGCATTAAGGTCGAGCGCTTAAAGCTGCTGTTGTTATTGATGATCAGTGTGTTGATCGCCGTGGCCATGAAGTTTGTGGGTGCCTTAATTATTACCTCACTGCTAATTATTCCTGCCGCCACAGCGCGCCGCTTTAGTCGCTCCCCTGAGCAAATGGCCTTTTACGCCATGGGCCTTGGCATGGTAGCGGTAGTCGGTGGTTTGCAGTTATCGGTGAGTTACGACACCCCCGCCGGCCCTTCAGTAGTGGTGATCGCCGCCGCCTTATTCTTATTATCACATTTGGTGCCGAAAAAAGGGTAA
- the znuA gene encoding zinc ABC transporter substrate-binding protein ZnuA, translated as MKTLLLLFVSLLLSSQARAVEVLTSIKPLQLIASAITQGGSAPQLLLPPGSSPHDYALRPSDVRKVKKADLVLWVGPELEVFLTRLLEDQTNSLALLPELNANALNAEHDSDHGHKDAHHHEDAHHSHEISDAHNTDKIVVANPDEAESHDHSGQDAHIWLDPHQANNIAALLAARLIELDPDSIDRYQENLATFQARLKKADQKIAAQLAPVKGIGYFVFHDAYGHWERHYQLSSLGHFTVNPARAPGAKTVASIHQALKQSQAVCVFAEPQFQPAVVNAVLRNTQARSGILDPLATDITPSPDSYFVFMQQLADAMTGCLLGSADPAR; from the coding sequence ATGAAAACTCTATTACTGCTGTTCGTCTCTTTGCTACTCAGTAGCCAAGCGCGCGCCGTGGAAGTCTTAACCTCCATTAAACCTTTACAGCTGATTGCCAGCGCCATTACTCAAGGGGGCTCAGCTCCGCAACTGCTGCTGCCGCCGGGTAGCTCGCCCCACGATTATGCGCTGCGCCCCTCGGATGTGCGTAAAGTAAAAAAAGCCGACTTAGTACTCTGGGTAGGGCCTGAGTTAGAAGTATTTTTAACCCGCTTACTCGAGGATCAAACTAACAGTTTGGCGCTCTTGCCCGAACTCAATGCGAACGCATTAAATGCTGAGCATGATTCTGATCATGGCCATAAGGATGCTCATCATCATGAAGATGCGCATCACAGCCATGAAATAAGCGACGCACATAATACCGATAAAATAGTTGTCGCCAACCCAGATGAAGCAGAAAGTCATGATCACTCAGGCCAAGACGCCCATATTTGGCTGGATCCCCATCAAGCAAACAACATTGCCGCACTGCTGGCCGCACGTTTGATCGAGCTGGATCCAGACAGTATTGATCGATATCAAGAGAATTTAGCCACTTTTCAAGCAAGATTAAAAAAAGCAGACCAGAAGATAGCCGCGCAACTGGCACCAGTAAAAGGCATAGGTTATTTCGTGTTTCACGATGCGTACGGCCATTGGGAGCGTCACTATCAGCTGTCGTCACTGGGCCACTTTACGGTGAATCCGGCTCGGGCACCGGGCGCCAAAACCGTGGCCAGTATTCATCAGGCACTAAAGCAGTCGCAGGCGGTGTGTGTGTTTGCAGAGCCGCAGTTTCAACCCGCAGTAGTGAATGCGGTGTTGCGTAATACCCAAGCTCGCAGTGGTATCTTGGATCCGTTGGCGACAGATATTACGCCAAGCCCAGACAGCTACTTTGTGTTTATGCAGCAGCTCGCTGATGCCATGACCGGATGTTTACTCGGATCTGCGGATCCTGCGCGCTGA
- a CDS encoding D-2-hydroxyacid dehydrogenase, which translates to MANHTLLLLSQDNAEYQALLKQAYLPGLTILAPESEADIRAALAKADILLGEPARLRARLNEAKALKWAQSTYAGVDVLLHGDCRQDYQLTNIRGIFGPLVSEYVFGHLLALTRHLRHYKAQQRLHNWHPIPYESIRGKTMLIMGTGSIGQHIAHTAKHFGMTVLGISRSGREAAGFDNTYQLPALNNVLPRADVVVSVLPSTPQTRGLFNAARLDHFKPGTIFFNVGRGDAVDEGALIQALRHGNIGAAVLDVFASEPLPVASPLWDMPNVVITPHNSGYSFPAQIVTRFSRNYLKYTSGKTMEGLVDFNLGY; encoded by the coding sequence ATGGCCAATCATACCCTGTTATTGCTCAGCCAAGATAATGCTGAATACCAAGCATTATTAAAACAGGCCTACCTGCCCGGGCTGACGATTTTAGCGCCAGAAAGCGAAGCCGACATTCGCGCAGCACTCGCTAAAGCCGATATTTTACTGGGCGAGCCCGCTAGACTGCGCGCGCGCCTGAATGAAGCGAAAGCACTCAAATGGGCGCAGTCGACCTATGCCGGTGTGGACGTATTATTGCACGGTGATTGCCGCCAAGATTATCAGCTCACCAATATTCGGGGCATTTTTGGCCCTTTAGTGAGCGAATATGTGTTTGGCCACTTGTTGGCGCTCACCCGCCACCTGCGCCATTACAAGGCACAACAGCGGCTGCATAACTGGCACCCTATTCCCTATGAAAGCATTCGCGGTAAAACCATGCTGATTATGGGCACCGGCAGCATTGGCCAGCATATAGCGCACACCGCCAAGCACTTTGGCATGACGGTATTAGGCATCAGTCGTTCTGGTCGAGAAGCGGCAGGCTTTGATAATACTTATCAGCTACCGGCGCTTAATAACGTGTTGCCTCGGGCCGATGTGGTGGTCAGTGTTTTGCCGTCCACGCCGCAAACTCGTGGCCTATTTAACGCCGCCCGACTCGATCATTTTAAACCCGGCACTATTTTCTTTAACGTGGGCCGAGGTGATGCAGTTGATGAAGGCGCGCTTATTCAAGCGCTGCGCCATGGCAATATAGGTGCTGCGGTATTAGATGTGTTTGCCAGCGAGCCATTGCCGGTCGCCAGCCCCTTATGGGACATGCCCAATGTCGTTATCACACCGCACAACTCGGGTTATAGCTTTCCGGCACAAATAGTAACGCGCTTTAGCCGTAACTATTTAAAATATACGTCTGGCAAAACCATGGAAGGATTAGTGGACTTTAATCTAGGTTACTAG
- a CDS encoding YjaG family protein, whose protein sequence is MFGDKFYKKINKLAPWQQTVFALALAERMYPNYQLFSETSDFGNSQRCRETLNTLWTYLTVKGSKVDLSAELESFEAFIPDPTLSESYGAYPALDVCVALGCAYNSVICRVGEEATEASHASLGTVAGFVELLAERELSEEELYEDELLMTEMEFQVELLDRVNQPRDAATILAIRDFAAQGGVSNIGISLE, encoded by the coding sequence GTGTTTGGCGATAAATTTTACAAAAAAATCAACAAGCTAGCTCCCTGGCAGCAAACTGTATTTGCCCTGGCGTTAGCCGAGCGGATGTATCCTAATTATCAGCTATTTAGCGAAACTAGCGACTTTGGAAATAGCCAGCGCTGCCGAGAAACGCTGAATACCTTGTGGACTTACCTGACGGTAAAAGGCTCGAAGGTCGATTTAAGCGCCGAGTTGGAGTCTTTTGAAGCTTTTATTCCTGATCCTACGCTGTCTGAAAGTTACGGTGCTTACCCCGCTTTGGACGTCTGTGTAGCTTTGGGTTGTGCTTACAACTCGGTGATTTGTCGGGTGGGCGAAGAAGCCACCGAAGCCAGCCATGCCTCTTTGGGCACGGTGGCCGGTTTTGTCGAATTATTGGCAGAGCGCGAGCTGAGTGAAGAAGAGTTGTATGAAGATGAGCTGTTGATGACAGAAATGGAGTTTCAAGTTGAGTTGCTAGATCGCGTCAATCAGCCCAGAGATGCCGCCACTATACTGGCCATTCGTGACTTTGCCGCTCAAGGTGGGGTTTCTAATATTGGTATCAGCCTAGAATAG
- the znuC gene encoding zinc ABC transporter ATP-binding protein ZnuC, whose product MTRLVELTDVGLNIGGNVILERVSLTLQRGEILTIVGPNGAGKSSLIKLVLGLIPGHTGTLWQKPNLRVGYVPQKLHLDSVLPLTVARFMSLSHGRRLTVAQALAKVGAERLADRAMQALSGGEMQRILLARALMMQPELLILDEPAQGVDVHGQTELYGLIKLLADELQCGVLMVSHDLHLVMASTHRVICLNQHICCHGEPEDVARHPEFARLFGRPELAQLAVYTHHHDCDDEHHGDVRHVG is encoded by the coding sequence ATGACTAGACTGGTGGAATTAACAGACGTGGGGCTGAACATAGGCGGCAATGTCATTCTAGAAAGGGTGTCATTAACGCTACAGCGAGGGGAAATTCTCACCATAGTGGGCCCTAATGGTGCTGGAAAAAGCTCTTTGATCAAACTAGTGCTGGGCCTGATTCCTGGGCACACCGGCACTTTGTGGCAAAAGCCCAATCTGCGTGTGGGTTATGTGCCGCAAAAATTACATTTAGACTCGGTATTGCCATTGACGGTGGCGCGTTTTATGAGTTTATCTCATGGCCGTCGACTCACGGTTGCCCAAGCCTTGGCTAAAGTCGGCGCCGAGCGGTTAGCGGATCGTGCCATGCAGGCGTTATCCGGCGGCGAAATGCAGCGTATTTTATTGGCGCGCGCCCTGATGATGCAGCCAGAATTACTGATCCTCGATGAGCCCGCCCAAGGGGTGGATGTGCACGGCCAAACCGAGCTATACGGCTTGATCAAATTGCTGGCCGATGAGTTGCAATGCGGGGTGCTGATGGTGTCTCACGACTTGCATTTGGTGATGGCCAGTACTCACCGTGTGATTTGCTTAAACCAGCATATTTGTTGCCACGGGGAGCCAGAAGATGTGGCTCGACATCCTGAATTTGCCCGTTTATTTGGCCGCCCTGAGCTCGCGCAGCTAGCGGTATATACCCATCATCATGACTGTGACGATGAACATCACGGAGACGTACGTCATGTGGGATAG